The region CGGGCTGGCTCGGCTACGACGACGACAAGCTGCGCCGCCTGTGCCGCGAGGCGGTCGCCGACGGCTGGACCCACGTCAAGCTCAAGGTCGGCGCCAACCTGGAGGACGACGTACGCCGCCTCGCGATCGCCCGCGAGGAGATCGGCGACCTGACCCTCATGATCGACGCCAACCAGGTGTGGGACGTGCCCCAGGCCATCGAGTGGGTGAACCGGCTGGCGCCGTACGAGCCGCTGTGGATCGAGGAGCCGACCAGCCCCGACGACGTGCTCGGCCACGCGGCCATCCGCAAGGCGATCGCGCCCGTCGGCGTGGCCACCGGGGAGCACGCGCACAACCGGGTCATGTTCAAGCAGCTCCTGCAGGCCGGGGCGATCGACTTCTGCCAGATCGACTCGTGCCGGCTCGCCTCGGTCAACGAGATCGTGCCGATCCTGCTGATGGCGGCCAAGTTCGGCGTGCCCGTCTGCCCGCACGCGGGCGGGGTGGGCCTGTGCGAGCTGGTCCAGCACATGTCGGTCGTCGACTACGTCTGCGTGAGCGGCAGCCTGGAGGGGCGCGTCCTGGAGTACGTCGACCACCTGCACGAGCACTTCGTCGACCCGGTCCACATCGACCGGGGCCGTTACCGGCTGCCCGGCGCGCCCGGCTACAACGCCCGCATGCACGACGAGTCCGTCGCCGGCTACCGCTACCCTGACGGGCACCGCTGGGGAGGCTGACGTGGAGGCGCCGATGAGTGACCGCCCGGGCAGGTCGGACGACACGGCCGGCGATGCGACTGGCGACACGGCCGGCGACACGGCTGACGACGCCCTGGAGCGGCTGACGGCCCGGCTGCGCCGGGAGGACGCGCTCGTCGTCGCCTACTCCGGCGGGGCCGACTCCGCGCTGCTCGCCTTCGCCGCCGCCCGGGTGCTCGGCCGGCGGGCCCTCGCCGTCACCGCGGTCTCCCCCAGCCTGGCCGCCTCCGAGCGGGCCGCCGCCCGCGCGTTCGCGCGGCGCCACGGCCTCGCCCACCTGGAGGTGTGCACCGACGAGGCCGAACGGCCCGAGTACGCCGCCAACGGCGCCGACCGGTGCTACCACTGCAAGTCGGCGCTGTTCGACGCCGTCGCGCCGCTGGCGGCGGCGATGGGCGCCCGGGTCGCCCTCGGGACGAACCTCGACGACCTCGGCGACCACCGCCCGGGGCAGCGGGCCGCGGCCGAGCGCGGAGCCGTCGCGCCGCTGGTGGACGCCGGGCTGACCAAGGCCGGCGTCCGCCTGGTCAGCCGCGGGCTCGGGCTGGTCACCGCCGACAAGCCCGCCGCGCCGTGCCTGGCCTCGCGGGTGAGCTACGGCGACCCGGTCACGCCAGAAGTGCTGGCCAGGGTCGAGGCCGCCGAGGCCGCGCTGCGCGGTCTCGGCTTCCCGGTGTGCCGGGTGCGCGCGCACGCGGGCGGCACGCTCGCCCGGGTGGAGGTGCCGCGGGACGAGATCCCGCGCGTGACCGAGGCGCGCGAGCGCGTCGACGCCGCCGTCCGCGGCGCCGGCTTCACCTTCTGCTCGCTGGATCTCTCAGGCTTCGCGTCCGGGCGGCTGAACGCCCTGCTGCCGCTGCTCCCCTCCTGAGGGCCCGGTGGTGGGCCCAGTGATAGGCCCGGTGACAGGCGCGACCACACGGGTGCGGGCTCCGTCGAGGGCGAGCCGGAAGACCGGCGCGATCGTCCCGCCGAAGGCGGCCCGCGCCTCGGCGGCCCCGGCCCGCCAGGGGTCCGCGCCGCCGCCGGTGGACCGGTAGTTGACGAAGCTCACGACGCGCAGATCGGGCAGCACCAGCCAGGCGTACGCCTGGTCGGGCTCCTCCGGAGGATTGGCGGCCACCAGCCCCGACCCGTTGAGCGGCGCGTACGGCCCGGTCAGGCGGGGCGCGACGAAGCCGTAGAGCCCTGTGGGCGCGCTTCCCGGCGGGTGGAACGAGTGGCGCTGGGTCGAGAAGAACAGGTAGTACGACGAGTCGCGGACCACGACGTGCGGCCGTTCGATCTCGTGGCTGACGCCGTCGGCCACGAGGAGAGGAGGCAGCAGCGACCAGCCGCCGTCCCGCGCTTCGGCGAGGGCCACCGCGCCCATGTAGCCGCCGTCGCCGTCGTTCACACCGTGGTTCACACCGTCTCCGCCCGCGGGCGCCGCGGCGGATCCCGCCACGGATGCCGCCACGGATGCCGCCACGGATGCCGCCACGGATGCCGCGACAAGGAGGTACTCACGCCCGTCGGCCGGGTCGCGGAACCAGCCCGGGTCGCGGAACGCCCTGATCCGCCCCGGTCCCCCGTCGATCTCGTCGGCCGGCAGGTAGGCCCGGCCGTCGGACCGGAGGACCTCCCGGTGCCCGGCGGCCCGGTCGAGCAGGACGCGGCCGCCTTCGGCGACGACCACGGCGGGCCGGGTCTCGACGACGCTCTGGAGGAACGTCGGGCGTGCCTCGCCCCGCCGCCCGGCCGCCGTGTAGAAGACCGACACGGTGCCGTCGGGGCGGCGGACCGCCGATCCGGACCACTCGCGGCTGCCCGGTGAGGCTCCGTCGGCGAACGCGGGCCCGAGGTCGTGCCAGTCGTCGCCGTCCCTGGCGAGCAGCCGGATCCGGGCGTGGTCGTGGCGCTCCTCCGGGTGGCCGGCGGCGGGCGCGGAGAGCGCCATCCACAGCTCACGGCCGAGGACCACGGACGTCGAGCCGTCCTCCTCCTGGACCGGCCACAGGTCCCAGACGTCGTCGCCGGGCAGCACCCGCGGCGGGGCGCCGGCGGGCGGCGCCGTCGTCTCCGGCGCGGAGGCCAGCGGGCCGGTGGTCAGCGGGCCGGGGGTGAGCAGGTCGAGATGCCGCCGCGTCCAGCGCGCGGGGCCGTCGTCGTTCACGCGGTCATCCCTTCAGCGAGCCCTGCAGCAGAGCCGTGACGAAGCGGCGCTGGAAGATCAGGAAGATGGCGAGTGTGGGGGTCAGGATCAGCAGCGAGCCCGCGCACAGCAGCGGGATGTCCGTGCCCCACTGTCCCTGGAAGGCGCCCAGGGCTCCGGACATCGTCCGTTTCAGCGGGTCGTCGACGAGGACGATGGCCAGCAGGAACTGGTTCCAGGTCCACAGGAACAGCAGGATGGCGAGGGACGACAGCGCCGGCATGGCGAGCGGCACGTGGATGCGCCAGAAGAGCTGCCAGAGGTTCGCCCCGTCCATCCGCGCGCTCTCGGACAGCTCGTCGGGCATGTTCACGAAGTGCGCCCGCATCCAGAACACCGCGAACGGCATGAACAGCCCGATGAGCGGCAGGATGATGGCCCACCTGGTGTTCAGCAGGCCCATGTCGCGCACCTGGTAGTACAGCGGCGTGATGATTCCCTCGAAGGGAAGCGTCAGTCCGAGCACGAAGGTCAGGAACACCACGTTGCGTCCCGCGATGCGGAGGTGGCCGATGGCGAAGCCCGCCAGCGTCGCGAGGAGCAGCGAGACGGGCACCACGCCGAGGACGATGAGCGCGCTCGACTTCACCAGCTCGCCCATCCGCGCCGCCTGGAAGGCCGTGACGAAGTTGCCCCAGTGCGGGTCGGCGGGCCAGTCGAGACCGGACGGGTAGCCGCCCGGCGGGTGCAGGGCCGTGACGAACAGGCTGGCGAACGGCATGAGCGTGGCCGCCATCAGCAGGACGAGCAGCACCCTCCCGCTCCACGTCTCCCCGCGTCCGACGATCATGAGGATCTGTCCTTCGTGAGCCACTGGATGGGTATGGCGACGACGATGACGAGCACCATGAGCACGACGGCGAGAGCGGAGGCCGTGCCCACCTGCCGTTCGGAGAAGGCGAGGTAGTAGATCTCCAGCCCGGGGACCATCGTCGCGTTCCCCGGGCCTCCCTGGGTCGCGACGTACACGATGTCGAAGCTCGCCAGGGCCGCGATCACGGTCACCGTGACGCAGACGCCGATCTCCTGGCGCAGGCTCGGCACGGTGATCGAGACGAACTCGCGGATCGGCCCGGCGCCGTCCATCCGGGCCGCCTCGTACAGCGCCGGATCGATCTTGCTCATCCCGGACAGGAGCAGGATCGTGCACAGGCCGAGGAGCACCCACGCGCCGATCACGCCGACCGCCGGCAGGGCGGTGGAGAAGTCGCCCAGCCAGGCGCGCGTCACGCCGCCGAGACCGATGTGCGACAGCAACTGGTTGACCAGGCCGGTGGACGACAGCAGCCAGCTCCACGTGATGCCCGCCGCGACGAGCGGGATGACCTGCGGCAGGAACAGGACCGTCCGGGCGGCCAGCGCGAGCCGGCTCGCGGCGATCCGCCGGATCGTCGAGGCGATCACGAGGCCGAGCACGACCGGGATCAGGCTGAAGAAGACGATCAGCTTGACCGCGTTAAGGATGGTCGCGAACAGGTCGGGGTCGGTGAACACCTTCCCGTAGTTGCCGAGCCCGACCCAGGTGGACGAGCCGATGCCGTCCCAGCGGTACACCGAGTACTGGAAGGTGAGGACGATCGGCCGTAGCACGAAGACCGCGTAGACGGCCAGCGCCGGAGCGACGAACAGCCAGCCGACCCAGCTCGGGGTGCGGAGCCCCGCCGCGCGGGCGGGGCCCGGCCTTCTCGTCTTCGGAGTCCGCCGTGCCATCGGCGCTCAGCTCCCCGCGACCTGGCTCGTGTAGTCGCTCTGCACCGACTTGAGCAGCCCGTCGGGGGTCTGCTGCCCGGCGACCAGCTTCTGCAGCTGCGGGGTCCAGCTCTTGGCGTAGATCGCGCCCGTTGCGTTGGCGATGAAGTCCATCGCGCCGTTGTCCTTGCCGATCTTCGCGCCCGCCTCCAGGGTGCTCGCGGTGACCGTGCCCGCCTTGACCTCGGGCATCGCCGCGTCGGCGGGGCCCATCGGGTGGGAGCCGCCGACCGCCACGCCGATCTCCCGCGCCTTCGCGTCGGTCGCCACCCAGTTGAGGAAGAACGCCGCGCAGTCGGCGTTCTTGGCCCGGGAGCTGATCCCGAAGGTCAGCGGCGCGGACATCGCGGCCTGGCCGCCGCCCTCCTGCTCCGGCGGCATCAGGAAGAAGCCGACGTCGCCCGGCATCTGCTTGTCGAGGTTCCCCGACTCCCAGTCGCCGTTGAACATGAAGAGGCCCTCACCCTTGATGAAACGGCTCATCATCGTCGCGTAGTCGACGGCGTTGACGTCCTTCCAGAAGTACCCGGCCTTGATCCACTTCTCCAGGTGCCGCGTCGCCTCCAGGTTCGACGGCGTGTCGATGGTGGCTCCCGGCTTCTGGAAGATCCAGTCGTTGATCGGCCCGGGGGGACCGTAGGCGGCCATCAGGTCCTGCAGCGGGAAGGCGAGCCCGCCGGTGGCTCCGCCGTTGAACTGGGCGATGGGCGGGACGCCCGCGCTCTTGGCCTTCGCGAGGGCGTCGTCCAGCTCCGCCAGGGTGGCCGGGGGCGCCGACATCCCGATCTTCGCGGCCAGCTTCTTGTTGTAGAAGACGCCGGTCATGCTGAAGTTCAGTCCCATGGCGTACAGGGAGCCCTCGCCGCGGGTCTTCCCGCCGGGGACCATCCGCATCTGCTGGAGCTGCGACGCCGGCCAGGAGTCCCAGCCGAACGCCTTGGCGTAGCCGTCGAGGTTCTTCA is a window of Microbispora sp. NBC_01189 DNA encoding:
- a CDS encoding L-fuconate dehydratase, producing the protein MPTITSVNVIDIRFPTSATLDGSDAMNPDGDYSAAYVVLQTDSDLAGYGLTFTIGRGNDLCVTAARQIGARLTGCDVDELAGNLGGLYRQIMSDSQMRWLGPEKGVVHLSAAAVLNAAWDLAARRAGKPLWRFVADMTPEELVAACDFRYLSDVLTPDEAVEMLARLAPTREERIAELAAHGYPGYTTTPGWLGYDDDKLRRLCREAVADGWTHVKLKVGANLEDDVRRLAIAREEIGDLTLMIDANQVWDVPQAIEWVNRLAPYEPLWIEEPTSPDDVLGHAAIRKAIAPVGVATGEHAHNRVMFKQLLQAGAIDFCQIDSCRLASVNEIVPILLMAAKFGVPVCPHAGGVGLCELVQHMSVVDYVCVSGSLEGRVLEYVDHLHEHFVDPVHIDRGRYRLPGAPGYNARMHDESVAGYRYPDGHRWGG
- the larE gene encoding ATP-dependent sacrificial sulfur transferase LarE, coding for MSDRPGRSDDTAGDATGDTAGDTADDALERLTARLRREDALVVAYSGGADSALLAFAAARVLGRRALAVTAVSPSLAASERAAARAFARRHGLAHLEVCTDEAERPEYAANGADRCYHCKSALFDAVAPLAAAMGARVALGTNLDDLGDHRPGQRAAAERGAVAPLVDAGLTKAGVRLVSRGLGLVTADKPAAPCLASRVSYGDPVTPEVLARVEAAEAALRGLGFPVCRVRAHAGGTLARVEVPRDEIPRVTEARERVDAAVRGAGFTFCSLDLSGFASGRLNALLPLLPS
- a CDS encoding glycoside hydrolase family 68 protein → MNDDGPARWTRRHLDLLTPGPLTTGPLASAPETTAPPAGAPPRVLPGDDVWDLWPVQEEDGSTSVVLGRELWMALSAPAAGHPEERHDHARIRLLARDGDDWHDLGPAFADGASPGSREWSGSAVRRPDGTVSVFYTAAGRRGEARPTFLQSVVETRPAVVVAEGGRVLLDRAAGHREVLRSDGRAYLPADEIDGGPGRIRAFRDPGWFRDPADGREYLLVAASVAASVAASVAASVAGSAAAPAGGDGVNHGVNDGDGGYMGAVALAEARDGGWSLLPPLLVADGVSHEIERPHVVVRDSSYYLFFSTQRHSFHPPGSAPTGLYGFVAPRLTGPYAPLNGSGLVAANPPEEPDQAYAWLVLPDLRVVSFVNYRSTGGGADPWRAGAAEARAAFGGTIAPVFRLALDGARTRVVAPVTGPITGPTTGPSGGEQRQQGVQPPGREA
- a CDS encoding carbohydrate ABC transporter permease; its protein translation is MIVGRGETWSGRVLLVLLMAATLMPFASLFVTALHPPGGYPSGLDWPADPHWGNFVTAFQAARMGELVKSSALIVLGVVPVSLLLATLAGFAIGHLRIAGRNVVFLTFVLGLTLPFEGIITPLYYQVRDMGLLNTRWAIILPLIGLFMPFAVFWMRAHFVNMPDELSESARMDGANLWQLFWRIHVPLAMPALSSLAILLFLWTWNQFLLAIVLVDDPLKRTMSGALGAFQGQWGTDIPLLCAGSLLILTPTLAIFLIFQRRFVTALLQGSLKG
- a CDS encoding sugar ABC transporter permease, coding for MARRTPKTRRPGPARAAGLRTPSWVGWLFVAPALAVYAVFVLRPIVLTFQYSVYRWDGIGSSTWVGLGNYGKVFTDPDLFATILNAVKLIVFFSLIPVVLGLVIASTIRRIAASRLALAARTVLFLPQVIPLVAAGITWSWLLSSTGLVNQLLSHIGLGGVTRAWLGDFSTALPAVGVIGAWVLLGLCTILLLSGMSKIDPALYEAARMDGAGPIREFVSITVPSLRQEIGVCVTVTVIAALASFDIVYVATQGGPGNATMVPGLEIYYLAFSERQVGTASALAVVLMVLVIVVAIPIQWLTKDRSS